One Xenopus tropicalis strain Nigerian chromosome 8, UCB_Xtro_10.0, whole genome shotgun sequence genomic window carries:
- the LOC116406739 gene encoding asialoglycoprotein receptor 1-like, whose protein sequence is MSAYCLDGNDRKKMLYLALWSRDLGRNLKLSPMPRAAVGDCPTDRSVFPGLEFRPLTDQASWGSDTLTRDDLSTNNLISKTPVRNHGSRWLLAGGIFPVILLFAAFIVLLPLYLQDRSYLQRDRQQMEVLHLNESDSVEEITECQEAAVPLSNNVSSLNSTLSLLQEGLIPELQRNQTQLLLELVGLETTYQNHSNQSRALQGTYEQLKGTYYFIPREGPLLQHCGLRDSESDSRVCPFCLSGWHFLGTSCYLLSSEAESWEESSVWCRKEGGHLVVINGTAEQDSVLELLNETVWIGLSDLEAEGDWRWEDGSHIESRFWLPGQPSNSGDDDCATLVPTAGWKADRCAKLYLGLCERSADELTLPRDASLS, encoded by the exons ATGAGTGCATATTGTCTGGATGGGAACGACAGGAAGAAAATGCTGTACCTGGCACTTTGGAGCAGAGACCTTGGCAGGAATCTCAAGCTCTCCCCAATGCCAAGAGCAGCCGTGGGTGATTGTCCCACAGACAGGAGTGTGTTCCCTGGGCTGGAATTCCGGCCACTGACCGACCAGGCGAGCTGGGGCTCCGACACTCTAACAAGGGACGACCTCTCTACCAATAATCT AATCAGTAAGACGCCAGTTAGGAACCATGGAAGTCGCTGGCTGCTGGCGGGGGGGATATTCCCGGTGATCCTGCTCTTTGCCGCCTTTATCGTCCTGCTGCCGCTCT ACCTACAGGACCGCTCCTACCTGCAGAGAGACCGCCAGCAGATGGAGGTGCTACACCTGAATGAGAGTGACTCAGTGGAGGAAATAACGGAGTGCCAGGAAGCTGCCGTCCCCCTGTCCAACAATGTGTCTTCCCTAAATTCGACCCTCAGCCTCCTGCAGGAGGGCCTCATCCCTGAGCTCCAGCGGAACCAAACCCAACTGCTTCTGGAGCTAGTGGGCCTAGAGACCACCTATcagaaccatagcaaccagtcccGGGCCCTGCAGGGAACCTATGAGCAGCTGAAAGGGACTTACTACTTCATTCCCCGGGAGGGCCCACTGCTCCAGCACTGCGGCCTACGGGATTCTGAGAGCGACT CCCGTGTGTGCCCCTTCTGCCTCTCTGGGTGGCATTTCCTTGGCACGTCCTGTTATTTGTTGTCTTCGGAGGCTGAAAGCTGGGAAGAGAGCTCTGTTTGGTGCAGAAAGGAAGGGGGCCATCTGGTGGTGATTAACGGTACTGCAGAGCAG GATTCTGTGCTAGAACTGCTGAATGAGACAGTTTGGATTGGACTTTCAGACCTGGAAGCGGAAGGAGACTGGCGCTGGGAAGATGGAAGCCACATTGAGTCCAG ATTCTGGTTGCCAGGGCAGCCTAGCAACTCTGGGGATGATGACTGCGCCACGTTGGTGCCCACGGCCGGGTGGAAGGCTGACCGTTGCGCCAAGCTGTACCTGGGCTTGTGTGAGAGGAGTGCCGACGAGCTGACGCTGCCCAGAGATGCTTCTCTTAGCTAG